The Glycine soja cultivar W05 chromosome 6, ASM419377v2, whole genome shotgun sequence genome has a window encoding:
- the LOC114415749 gene encoding WAT1-related protein At5g64700-like: MKGNNPYLIVVLVQAIYAAMFLLSKAAFDHGMNNFIFVFYRQAVATIFLTPFTFFFEWKTAPPMPFRTFCKIFFLSLFGITLSLDIYGIGLIYTSATLAAATTNCLPAITFFLAFLLRIESLKIKTTPGIAKLIGVVACLAGAATFAFYKGPSLKFLSHFHLLDYHKSIQHQGHAQSGAWIKGCFLMLLSNTFFGLWLVLQTFIIKGYPSKLLFTTIQCFLSSIQSFVIALAVERDIEQWKLGWNVRLLAVLYCGIMVTGVSYYLQTWVIEKKGPVFLAMSTPLALIITIFASAAVLGEIISLGSLLGGFVLILGLYSVLWGKNREHMPKATLDMEQASSG; this comes from the exons atgaaaggaaacaaCCCTTATTTGATTGTGGTTCTCGTACAAGCCATATATGCTGCTATGTTCCTTCTCTCAAAAGCTGCATTCGATCATGGCATGAACAATTTCATCTTTGTCTTCTATAGACAGGCAGTAGCAACCATCTTTCTCACCCCTTTCACTTTCTTCTTCGAATG GAAAACTGCACCGCCTATGCCCTTTCGGACCTTCTGCAagattttcttcctttctttattTGG GATTACTTTAAGCTTGGACATATATGGTATCGGCCTTATTTACACCTCAGCAACTTTGGCTGCTGCTACCACAAACTGTCTTCCAGCTATCACCTTCTTCTTGGCGTTCCTACTAAG GATTgagagtttgaaaataaagacgACCCCTGGAATTGCTAAGTTGATAGGGGTTGTGGCATGCTTGGCTGGTGCAGCAACCTTTGCCTTTTATAAAGGCCCTTCTTTGAAATTTCTAAGCCATTTTCATCTTTTGGATTACCATAAAAGCATTCAACATCAAGGTCATGCTCAATCCGGTGCATGGATAAAGGGTTGCTTCCTCATGCTCCTCTCCAACACGTTTTTCGGGCTATGGCTTGTACTACAG ACTTTTATTATAAAAGGGTACCCTTCAAAGCTGCTCTTCACAACTATTCAGTGTTTCTTAAGTTCAATTCAGTCTTTTGTCATTGCCTTGGCCGTAGAAAGggacattgaacaatggaagttgGGTTGGAATGTCAGGCTCCTCGCCGTACTATATTGT GGAATTATGGTCACCGGTGTCTCATATTACTTACAAACATGGGTCATAGAAAAGAAAGGACCCGTGTTTCTAGCCATGTCAACTCCATTGGCTCTCATTATTACAATCTTTGCCTCTGCAGCTGTGTTGGGTGAGATAATCAGTTTGGGAAG TCTTCTAGGAGGGTTCGTATTGATTCTAGGACTGTACAGCGTATTGTGGGGAAAGAACAGGGAGCACATGCCAAAAGCCACATTAGACATGGAGCAAGCATCATCGGGTTAA
- the LOC114415750 gene encoding WAT1-related protein At5g64700-like isoform X3: MKGNNPYLVVILIQTIYAAMILLSKVAFDHGMDSFIFVFYRQAAATLFLTPFTFFFEWKTAPPMPFWTFCKIFFISLFGITLTLEIYGIALIYTSVTLAAATSNSLPAITFFLALLLRIESLKIKTTPGIVKLIGIVACLAGAATLAFYKGPPLKFLSHYHLLDYHKTLQHQGRAPSGAWIKGCFLMILSNTCFGLWFVLQAFIIKVYPSKLLFTTIQCFLSSIQSLVIALAVERDIEQWKLGWNARLLAVLYCGIMVTGVTYYLQTWVIEKKGPVFLAMSTPLVLIITTFASATILGEIISLGRSRSV, translated from the exons atgaaaggaaaCAACCCCTATTTGGTTGTGATTCTCATACAAACCATATATGCTGCTATGATTCTTCTCTCAAAAGTGGCATTCGATCATGGCATGGACAGTTTTATCTTCGTCTTCTATAGACAGGCAGCAGCAACCCTCTTTTTGACCCCTTTCACTTTCTTCTTCGAATG GAAAACTGCACCACCTATGCCTTTTTGGACCTTCTGcaagatttttttcatttctttatttGG GATTACTTTAACCTTGGAAATATATGGTATCGCCCTTATTTACACTTCAGTAACTTTGGCTGCTGCTACTTCAAACTCTCTTCCAGCAATCACCTTCTTCTTGGCACTCCTACTAAG GATTgagagtttgaaaataaagacgACCCCTGGGATTGTTAAGTTGATAGGCATTGTGGCATGCTTGGCTGGTGCAGCAACCCTTGCCTTTTATAAAGGTCCtcctttgaaatttttaagCCATTATCACCTTTTGGATTACCATAAAACCCTACAACATCAAGGTCGTGCTCCATCCGGTGCGTGGATAAAGGGTTGCTTCCTCATGATCCTCTCCAACACGTGTTTCGGGCTATGGTTTGTACTACAG gcttttattataaaagtataCCCTTCAAAGCTGCTCTTCACAACTATTCAGTGTTTCTTAAGCTCAATTCAGTCTTTGGTCATTGCCTTGGCAGTAGAAAGGGACATTGAGCAATGGAAGTTAGGTTGGAATGCCAGGCTCCTCGCCGTATTATATTGT GGAATTATGGTCACGGGCGTAACATACTACTTACAAACATGGGTTATAGAGAAGAAAGGACCCGTGTTTCTAGCCATGTCAACTCCACTGGTTCTTATTATTACAACCTTCGCTTCTGCAACCATCTTGGGTGAGATTATCAGTTTGGGAAG atcGAGATCGGTCTAA
- the LOC114415750 gene encoding WAT1-related protein At5g64700-like isoform X2 — MKGNNPYLVVILIQTIYAAMILLSKVAFDHGMDSFIFVFYRQAAATLFLTPFTFFFEWITLTLEIYGIALIYTSVTLAAATSNSLPAITFFLALLLRIESLKIKTTPGIVKLIGIVACLAGAATLAFYKGPPLKFLSHYHLLDYHKTLQHQGRAPSGAWIKGCFLMILSNTCFGLWFVLQAFIIKVYPSKLLFTTIQCFLSSIQSLVIALAVERDIEQWKLGWNARLLAVLYCGIMVTGVTYYLQTWVIEKKGPVFLAMSTPLVLIITTFASATILGEIISLGSLLGGFILILGLYSVLWGKSKEHHMPKVSLDVEQTSSN, encoded by the exons atgaaaggaaaCAACCCCTATTTGGTTGTGATTCTCATACAAACCATATATGCTGCTATGATTCTTCTCTCAAAAGTGGCATTCGATCATGGCATGGACAGTTTTATCTTCGTCTTCTATAGACAGGCAGCAGCAACCCTCTTTTTGACCCCTTTCACTTTCTTCTTCGAATG GATTACTTTAACCTTGGAAATATATGGTATCGCCCTTATTTACACTTCAGTAACTTTGGCTGCTGCTACTTCAAACTCTCTTCCAGCAATCACCTTCTTCTTGGCACTCCTACTAAG GATTgagagtttgaaaataaagacgACCCCTGGGATTGTTAAGTTGATAGGCATTGTGGCATGCTTGGCTGGTGCAGCAACCCTTGCCTTTTATAAAGGTCCtcctttgaaatttttaagCCATTATCACCTTTTGGATTACCATAAAACCCTACAACATCAAGGTCGTGCTCCATCCGGTGCGTGGATAAAGGGTTGCTTCCTCATGATCCTCTCCAACACGTGTTTCGGGCTATGGTTTGTACTACAG gcttttattataaaagtataCCCTTCAAAGCTGCTCTTCACAACTATTCAGTGTTTCTTAAGCTCAATTCAGTCTTTGGTCATTGCCTTGGCAGTAGAAAGGGACATTGAGCAATGGAAGTTAGGTTGGAATGCCAGGCTCCTCGCCGTATTATATTGT GGAATTATGGTCACGGGCGTAACATACTACTTACAAACATGGGTTATAGAGAAGAAAGGACCCGTGTTTCTAGCCATGTCAACTCCACTGGTTCTTATTATTACAACCTTCGCTTCTGCAACCATCTTGGGTGAGATTATCAGTTTGGGAAG TCTTCTCGGAGGATTCATATTGATTCTAGGATTGTACAGCGTATTGTGGGGAAAGAGCAAAGAGCATCACATGCCAAAAGTCTCACTAGACGTGGAGCAAACATCGAGTAATTAA
- the LOC114415750 gene encoding WAT1-related protein At5g64700-like isoform X1, whose product MKGNNPYLVVILIQTIYAAMILLSKVAFDHGMDSFIFVFYRQAAATLFLTPFTFFFEWKTAPPMPFWTFCKIFFISLFGITLTLEIYGIALIYTSVTLAAATSNSLPAITFFLALLLRIESLKIKTTPGIVKLIGIVACLAGAATLAFYKGPPLKFLSHYHLLDYHKTLQHQGRAPSGAWIKGCFLMILSNTCFGLWFVLQAFIIKVYPSKLLFTTIQCFLSSIQSLVIALAVERDIEQWKLGWNARLLAVLYCGIMVTGVTYYLQTWVIEKKGPVFLAMSTPLVLIITTFASATILGEIISLGSLLGGFILILGLYSVLWGKSKEHHMPKVSLDVEQTSSN is encoded by the exons atgaaaggaaaCAACCCCTATTTGGTTGTGATTCTCATACAAACCATATATGCTGCTATGATTCTTCTCTCAAAAGTGGCATTCGATCATGGCATGGACAGTTTTATCTTCGTCTTCTATAGACAGGCAGCAGCAACCCTCTTTTTGACCCCTTTCACTTTCTTCTTCGAATG GAAAACTGCACCACCTATGCCTTTTTGGACCTTCTGcaagatttttttcatttctttatttGG GATTACTTTAACCTTGGAAATATATGGTATCGCCCTTATTTACACTTCAGTAACTTTGGCTGCTGCTACTTCAAACTCTCTTCCAGCAATCACCTTCTTCTTGGCACTCCTACTAAG GATTgagagtttgaaaataaagacgACCCCTGGGATTGTTAAGTTGATAGGCATTGTGGCATGCTTGGCTGGTGCAGCAACCCTTGCCTTTTATAAAGGTCCtcctttgaaatttttaagCCATTATCACCTTTTGGATTACCATAAAACCCTACAACATCAAGGTCGTGCTCCATCCGGTGCGTGGATAAAGGGTTGCTTCCTCATGATCCTCTCCAACACGTGTTTCGGGCTATGGTTTGTACTACAG gcttttattataaaagtataCCCTTCAAAGCTGCTCTTCACAACTATTCAGTGTTTCTTAAGCTCAATTCAGTCTTTGGTCATTGCCTTGGCAGTAGAAAGGGACATTGAGCAATGGAAGTTAGGTTGGAATGCCAGGCTCCTCGCCGTATTATATTGT GGAATTATGGTCACGGGCGTAACATACTACTTACAAACATGGGTTATAGAGAAGAAAGGACCCGTGTTTCTAGCCATGTCAACTCCACTGGTTCTTATTATTACAACCTTCGCTTCTGCAACCATCTTGGGTGAGATTATCAGTTTGGGAAG TCTTCTCGGAGGATTCATATTGATTCTAGGATTGTACAGCGTATTGTGGGGAAAGAGCAAAGAGCATCACATGCCAAAAGTCTCACTAGACGTGGAGCAAACATCGAGTAATTAA